In one Xiphophorus couchianus chromosome 17, X_couchianus-1.0, whole genome shotgun sequence genomic region, the following are encoded:
- the tnnt2e gene encoding troponin T2e, cardiac isoform X1 gives MSEEAAEDVVEEEVVEEEVIEEVLVEEAGEEEEAPPGVEEPPISTTEEPAEEEAPAADEEHPAADEDESRPKPKAFAPPIAVPKIPEGEKVDFDDIHRKRQEKDLSELQSLIEAHFIQRKKDEEELIALVNRIEKRRAERAEQQRIRTEQEKERQNRLVEEKERKEQEEARKKQDEDAKKKKALTNMTQQYGGQQRQDGRKGAKKQTEREKKRKILAERRKPLNVDHLNEDKLKEKAGDLWQWLMMLEAEKFDYTEKLKRQKYDINLLLNRVQATQSAKGRGKAKGRVR, from the exons ATGTCTGAGGAAGCAGCGGAGGACGTCGTCGAAGAAGAAGTTGTGGAGGAAGAAGTAATTGAAGAAGTTCTAGTGGAGGAGGCGGG GGAGGAAG aAGAAGCTCCACCTGGAGTAGAAG AGCCCCCTATCTCCACTActgaag AGCCTGCAGAAGAAG AGGCTCCAGCTGCGGATGAAG AGCATCCAGCTGCAGATGAAG ACGAGTCCAGGCCCAAACCAAA GGCGTTCGCTCCGCCGATCGCCGTTCCTAAGATACCGGAGGGGGAAAAAGTTGACTTTGAT GACATCCACAGGAAGCGTCAGGAGAAAGATCTGTCTGAGCTGCAGTCTCTGATCGAGGCCCACTTTATCCAGAGAAAGAAGGACGAGGAGGAGCTCATCGCTCTTGTTAACAGGATT GAGAAGCGTCGTGCTGAGAGGGCTGAACAGCAGAGGATCCGCACCGAGCAGGAGAAAGAGAGGCAGAATCGTTTGGTT gaagaaaaagagaggaaggaaCAAGAGGAGGCTCGTAAGAAGCAAGATGAGgatgcaaagaagaaaaaggccCTGACTAACATGACTCAACAATATGGTGGCCAGCAAAGG CAAGATGGAAGGAAGGGAGCAAAGAAGCAAACAGAGAgggaaaagaagagaaagattCTGGCAGAGCGGAGGAAACCGCTCAACGTTGACCATCTGAACGAGGACAAGCTGAA GGAGAAGGCCGGTGATCTGTGGCAGTGGCTGATGATGCTGGAAGCGGAGAAATTCGACTACACCGAGAAGCTCAAGAGACAGAAATATGAC ATCAACTTGCTCCTGAATCGGGTTCAGGCCACCCAGAG CGCCAAAGGAAGAGGCAAGGCCAAAGGCAGGGTGAGATAG
- the tnnt2e gene encoding troponin T2e, cardiac isoform X2: MSEEAAEDVVEEEVVEEEVIEEVLVEEAGEEEEAPPGVEEPPISTTEEAPAADEEHPAADEDESRPKPKAFAPPIAVPKIPEGEKVDFDDIHRKRQEKDLSELQSLIEAHFIQRKKDEEELIALVNRIEKRRAERAEQQRIRTEQEKERQNRLVEEKERKEQEEARKKQDEDAKKKKALTNMTQQYGGQQRQDGRKGAKKQTEREKKRKILAERRKPLNVDHLNEDKLKEKAGDLWQWLMMLEAEKFDYTEKLKRQKYDINLLLNRVQATQSAKGRGKAKGRVR, translated from the exons ATGTCTGAGGAAGCAGCGGAGGACGTCGTCGAAGAAGAAGTTGTGGAGGAAGAAGTAATTGAAGAAGTTCTAGTGGAGGAGGCGGG GGAGGAAG aAGAAGCTCCACCTGGAGTAGAAG AGCCCCCTATCTCCACTActgaag AGGCTCCAGCTGCGGATGAAG AGCATCCAGCTGCAGATGAAG ACGAGTCCAGGCCCAAACCAAA GGCGTTCGCTCCGCCGATCGCCGTTCCTAAGATACCGGAGGGGGAAAAAGTTGACTTTGAT GACATCCACAGGAAGCGTCAGGAGAAAGATCTGTCTGAGCTGCAGTCTCTGATCGAGGCCCACTTTATCCAGAGAAAGAAGGACGAGGAGGAGCTCATCGCTCTTGTTAACAGGATT GAGAAGCGTCGTGCTGAGAGGGCTGAACAGCAGAGGATCCGCACCGAGCAGGAGAAAGAGAGGCAGAATCGTTTGGTT gaagaaaaagagaggaaggaaCAAGAGGAGGCTCGTAAGAAGCAAGATGAGgatgcaaagaagaaaaaggccCTGACTAACATGACTCAACAATATGGTGGCCAGCAAAGG CAAGATGGAAGGAAGGGAGCAAAGAAGCAAACAGAGAgggaaaagaagagaaagattCTGGCAGAGCGGAGGAAACCGCTCAACGTTGACCATCTGAACGAGGACAAGCTGAA GGAGAAGGCCGGTGATCTGTGGCAGTGGCTGATGATGCTGGAAGCGGAGAAATTCGACTACACCGAGAAGCTCAAGAGACAGAAATATGAC ATCAACTTGCTCCTGAATCGGGTTCAGGCCACCCAGAG CGCCAAAGGAAGAGGCAAGGCCAAAGGCAGGGTGAGATAG